The following are encoded in a window of Carettochelys insculpta isolate YL-2023 chromosome 30, ASM3395843v1, whole genome shotgun sequence genomic DNA:
- the LOC142003962 gene encoding serine protease 1-like yields MYNFTTHDYDIMLLKLQTAVNLTNYVRTIGLPDRCPAADAECLVSGWGTTQTPKVKYPDLLQCGQVYIQSNTDCDKSYPNAVTENMLCAGVMKGGVDSCQGDSGGPLVCDGKLQGIVSWGSQICAPKDKLGVYTKVCRFTSWIQSTMQENSGN; encoded by the exons ATGTACAACTTCACCACGCACGATTACGACATCATGCTGCTGAAGCTGCAGACTGCCGTCAACCTCACCAACTACGTCAGGACCATCGGCCTGCCTGACAGATGCCCTGCAGCCGATGCAGAATGCCTGGTCTCTGGGTGGGGCACAACCCAGACCCCAAAAG TGAAGTACCCCGACCTTCTGCAGTGTGGCCAGGTTTACATCCAGAGCAACACAGACTGTGATAAATCTTACCCCAACGCCGTCACCGAGAACATGCTGTGTGCTGGTGTGATGAAAGGGGGTGTTGATTCCTGTCAG GGTGACTCTGGTGGCCCACTAGTCTGCGATGGGAAACTCCAGGGCATCGTCTCCTGGGGATCACAGATCTGTGCGCCGAAAGACAAGCTGGGTGTCTACACCAAAGTCTGCCGATTCACCAGCTGGATCCAGAGCACTATGCAAGAGAACTCTGGCAACTGA